The stretch of DNA TCCGCAGCGCGGGCAACTCACCGGCGACTGCCAGCAGGTCGGCCGCATGGTGGTTGCCCCGGTGTTCGGCCGCCGCGATCACCGCGACCGCCTCGGATCTGCGCAGCAGCGACGCCGCCTCGCGCCCGCCGCGCCCGACGGGGAAGGGCAGCGCGACCGCGCCCAGGGCGGCCAGCGCCAGGTCGACGACGACGGCGTCGCGTCCGTTGGGAAGCTGGACGCCGACGACGTCGCCGGCACGTATGCCGAGTCCGGCGAGTCCAGCGGCGAGACATCGGGCCTTGCGGTCCAGCGCGGTGTAACAGAGTCTGCCCTTGGCGTCGAGGACGGCCGTGTGGTGCGGATCGGCGATCCGGCGGGCGCGGTAGAGGCTGTAGAGGTCGAGGTCGGGGCAGCTTCCGTCCACGGCCCAGGTACGGCGCAGTTCGGCGGGCAGCAGGTCGTGCAGGGCGACGGTCATGCGAACCTCCAGGGGGCGGGGACGGCGGGTGCGCCGTGTGCGTCGCGGCCGATCGAGCCGGAGGGCAGCAGACCGGCGAGGTCGGTGACGACCGGGACGGCGGACAGACCGTCCTCGCGCAGCCGCTCCAGCGCCTGTGCCGTGGACAGGTCGCGGACCTCGTACGGGACGGCGGAGTGGTCCGGGAGGGCGATCCAGCCGTCGGCCGTGGGCAGCGGCCGGCGGAAGCCCGCCGGCCGGCGCGGATCGAGACCCCGCGCGGCACGCGTCCGAGCGGCCGCGGTGAGCACGTCGGCGGCCCCCAGCAGCGACGAATCCACCCGCACACCGGCCCCGGTGCGCTGCCGCAGCAGCAGTCCGGCGAGGACGGCCTCGGCACCGGTGAGCCCGCCGAGCACGTCGAGCAGGGTCATCAGGGACGGCGCGGGTGGCTCGTCGGCGGGGCGCGCGGCCTCGCCGACCCCGGTACGGGCCTGCACCATGAAGTCGGTGCCCATCGGGGCGTCGGGCAGTCGGCCGGCCCAGCCGCTGGTGTAGGCGTAGACGAGCGCGGGGTTGACGGCGGCCAGGTGTTCGTGGTCCAGGCCGAGTTCGGCGGCCTTGCCCGGTGCCCAGTTGTGCAGGAACACATCGGCCTCCGCCGCCATCGCGCGCAGCCGCTCGCGATCCGCCGGCGACTTGATGTCCACCTCGACGGCCGTCTTGCCGCGGTTGAGCGCGAGCCAGCGCGCCGAGATCCCCGAGCAGGCGGGCGGCATGCCGCGCAGCGGATCCCCGCCGGGCGGCTCGATCCGCACCACCTCCGCGCCGAGCAGCCCCAGCAGATGCGCGGTCAGCGGCGCCTGGATCCGGCGGCCGGCCTCCAGGACGGTCAGCCCGGCCAGAGGGGCGTCGGCCCGTCCCGCCGCCGCGCCGGAGTACGACGCGGGGTGCTGCGTCAGTTCCCACGGCGGGGCCCCGTCGTACTCGGCGGCCCGCTCGGCGATCGAACGCAGCGGGCACACCTCGGCACCGGAGGAACGGGCCGCATCCCGGATCAGCTCCCAGGCGGCGGCCCGGGCGGCGTCGTGCAGTGACCGAGGAAAGGGCGCGCAGGCCGTGGCGTACCGGAACTGGAAGGGCCGCCAGCCGCGCCGTACCGCATCCCGCGGAGCGTCCAGCGCACGCCAGAAGCCGGCCCACGCGCCCGGGTCGAGCGTCTCCAGTTCGAAGACGACCCCGTCGGCGGAGGTGAAAGGCGGCCCGCCCGGGGCGACTTCGGCGGCCTCACCCTCCTCCGCGCCTGCCGCGGCCAGGTACTGGGAGACGGCGAGCAGCCCGGCCCGTTCGGCGCTGACCTCCGCGCTCATGGCATGTCCGCCGCGAGCCTGTGAGAGGAGCCCGGCCAGCAGGGCCTGCACGGCCAGGAGGCCGGTGGCGGTGGCGGCGTAGTCCACGGCAAGGCCGCGCGGGGTGCCGCCGCGGCGACCGTGTACGGCCATGACGCCGGTGGCCGCCTGCACGGTCGCCTCGTCGAGGGCCCTGTCGCCCCACCTCGTGTGGGCGGTGAATCCGCTGAACTCCGGTCCGCCGAGCCTGATACGGCCGCCAGGGTGTGCGGCCCCCTCCGCGCCGAGCAGCCGCAGGTGCTCCGCGACGAGTCCGTCCGCCGGTCCCGGCGGTCCCGAGGTTTCCAGACGCAGCCCGTCGAGCGGCCGGGCCGTCGCGTGCGCGACGGCCGGTGTGGCTGGTGATGTCATGCCCCTCCTTTCCTGACACGCGGGAACCCGGGAGCGGTCGCCCCCGACCAGTTCCACGAAGAGGTGGTCGGACCGGCAGGTGCCGGAGTTCCCGAAGGGGTGAGCGAGAGGTGCTGGACGTGGCGTGGGGCGATCCGCAATGTCCCCCGGAACTAAGGGAGTTGAGAGACAAGGTGGCGGACTTCGTCCGTATGCGAGTCGTGCCCTGCGAGCCGGTCCTGGACGGCGGCGGCCCGGACGCGGCTGCGGCGCTGCGCCGGCTGCGCAAGGAGGCCAAGGCCGAGGGGCTCTGGGCGCTGCCCCTCCCGGCCGAACTGGGCGGCCATGGGCTGCCGTTGAGGTCGTACGCCCATGTCGCGGAGGCCGAGGGCGCCAGTGACCACGGCCCGGCGGCACTCGGATCGGCCTCGCTGCTGGACGCGCTCATGCTGTGGCGGCACGGCAGCGCGCGCGTCCGCGACCGCTATCTCGCACCACTGGTCGCCGGCGACCTGCGAGCCTGCTACGCGATGACCGAACCGGACGTCCCCGGCACCGACCCCTTCCTCACCACCACCCGCGCCGACGACAGCGAAGACGGAGGCTGGCGGCTGACCGGGCACAAGTGGTTCGTCAGCGGTGCCGCCGACGCCGACCTCGTCACGGTGCTCGCCCGCACGGACGGCCGGGCCCCGGAGCGAAACGGCCTGTCCCTGCTGCTGGTCCCCACAGTCTCCCGTGGCTTCCGGGTGGTGCGAGAGCTTCCCGTACTCGGTGCGGCCGGACAGGCGGAGATCGAACTCGACGGTGTCGCGGTGGACGACGGCCATCTGATCGGCGAACGCGGCAAGGCTCTCGCCGTCGCCGCCGAACGGCTCCAGCTCGGCCGCATCCTGCGCAGCCTGCGCTGGCTCGGCCAGGCCGCCCGCGCCTTCGAGCTCATGAGAGAACGAGCGGTCACCCGCACCCGTTCTCGTGGCCCCCTTGGCGACCTGCAACTCGTCCAGCGCCACGTCTTCGAGTCGTTGCTCGCCCTGCGCACCACCCGGCCCCTGGTCCACGAGGCCGTGTCCCGGCTGGACGCGGGCGGCGACGCCCATGTGGAGGTGGGTCTGGCCAAGGTCGCCGCGGCGCGCACGCTGCAGTTGGTGGCCGACGCGGCGATCCAGGTTCACGGCGCGGCGGGCCTCGGCCCGGACACCGCGCTCCCCGCCCTCTTCCGCACCGCCCGCGCGGCCCGCGTCCTCGACGGCCCGGACGAGCTGCACATCACCTCGGTGGCGCGGCGGGTGCTGCGAACGGATCCGGCCTGAGGTCCTGTCCACGGAGGCCGGTGAGGACGGCGAGGGCGTACGCCAGGAAGAAGTCGCCCCAGATCAGCTCCTGTCGCACGGCTGTTTCGGCCGCCAGGTCGTAACAGCCGTCCAGGAGGCGGCCGTCGGCGGTCAGGTGGCTGTCGACCAGCGCCTTGAGGACGGCGACTGCTCGGTCCCGGTGACCGAGGCCGAGCAGTGCCAGTGCGGTGATGGCGGCGGCGGAGGTGTCGCAAGGGCCGCCGGGGTGAGCGAAGTCGGCGGGCGGCACCAGGTGCTCCGTCAGCAACCGGCCGACGTGGTCGGGGAATTCGCCGCCGCCCGCCAGAGGTGCGGCCTCGGCGAGCGAGAGTAGGAGCCACGCCCTTCCCCTGCTCCAGCCCGGGGGAGGATCGGCGCACGCGGTCCAGCCCGCGCCGGGCTCGTGCCGCCACGACCAGCGGGGCGGCCGCGCACCAAGCCACAGTTCGACATGTCGCCGCAGATGCGAGAGGGCTGCCTCAGGGTTCGCCGTCGCCAGCAGCGGTACCATGCCGGGCACGCCGTCCACACGCGCCGTCAGCCGCGGTCCGCCGAACGCCGAACCCCACGGCACGAGACCGAGCTCCGGGACGAAGTCGCTCAGGCAGGCCCGGGCGGCCCGGTCCCGCAGGCCCGGTTCGTCGTCCGCGAGGGCGGTGCCGTACCAGAAGATCAGTCCGCGGGCGGCGGTGTCCGCCTCGGCCCAGCCGGCCAGGCGGGCCGTGCAGGCCCGGGCGACCGCACGGTCGGCGGCGTCGCCGGTGTACCGGGCGCGCAGCCACAGCAGCCCCGCCCAGAAACCTCCGGTCCAGGAGCCGCGGGCGGTCGTCCGCCACGTGCCGGTGCCCGGGTCCGCGTACAGCGGGAACCGGTCGCCGACCTCGGTGCGGGTGACGGCGACCCGGACCAGGACGCGGGCGAGTGCCGGACCTGCCCAGGAGGGAGCGGTTGCCAGGCCGGGCGGCGCCTGTCGGTCCTCCTGCGGGGGCGTGCCCTCGTCCGTGCGTGCCCTCATGACCGTACGCCCGCCCGATGCTCCTGCACGGCCCACAGCAGTGCCACAGCCCCGGCTCCCGCGAACTCGGCCGCCACGAGCAGCCACCCGCCCCCGTACCGCCCGGCCTCCGCCAGCACTCCGAACAGCGGCGGCCCGACCGCGAATCCGGCGAAGAAGCCCGCCGAGACCAGCGCCGAGTCCTGGCCCGCCCGACCGGGCGCGGCCCGCTGCATCACCAGGACCATCGACACCGCGTTCGCCGCCACGGCGAAGACGCCCACCGCCACGGCCGCGACCCACGCCAACGGGCGCACGGACGACGAGCCGGCCAGCAGCAGGGCCGCGGCCACCGCGCCCACGGCCAGGGAACCCGGCAGCCAGGCCGCCCGGTCGGGCCGCCCCGCGACCTTCGACCAGCCCACCCGGCCCGCGATCCCGGCCACACCCAGCACGGCCACCAGCGCACCCGCCGAGGTGGGACCGAGACCGAGCCGCTCGGTGCCGTACAACGACAGATAGGTGTTCACCGAGGCGATGCCGCAGCCGAGCAGCAGCGAGAACGCCATCAGCCAGGCGATCATGCCGCGCGGCACCCAGACCGCCGGGCTCGACTTCGCCGGAGGATCGGCGGGCATCGCCCGCGCCGCCCACACCGCCGCCACCGCCGCGGCGCCCGCCGCCGTCCACACGGCACCCCGCCATCCGGCGAGCCCGGCCAGTGCCGCGAGCGGCAGCCCGGCCGCGAAGGCCCCGAGTTGCACCCCCGACTGCTTCATCCCGGTCACCGCACCGCGCCGGGCAGGCGTCACCACGGCGAGGATCGCCTTGTTCGTGGTGGGGTTGGCCAGCGCCTGCGGCAGCCCGCCGAGCGCGACGGCCGCCAGCAGGAACCCGGCATTCGGAGCCGACCCGATCAACACCAGCGCCACCGCCGCCACTCCCAGCAGGGCCACCAGGCAACGCCGCGGCCCGACCCGGTCCACCACCCGGCCGCCGACCGGAGAGAGCACGGCCGCCGTACTGAATCCCACGGTGGTCGTGAGCCCCAGAGCGGTCGGCGAGACGTCCAGCTCCACCACGAGCCGCGGGCCGAGCGCCCCGATCAGGAACAACTGCATCATCGAGAAGGCCATGGAGCAGGTGAGCAGCGCGGTCAGAGCGCCGGTCGCCGGATCCGCCCCCTTCTCGCCCACCGCTCGCGCTCCGTTGGGCCCTGCTCGTCCCACCCGATCCGTCGTCACAGACGCACCTCCCGGGACAGCAGTCGGACCCGGCTCTCATCAGGTTCCCGCTCTTTACTGTGATGTGAATCACCGTCAGAGTGCTGAGCGTCGGATGTGGGAAGTTTTCGTATCCCCGCATGACGGCGGGTCAGGAATGCGAGGATGAGCGGCCATGACTGCTGGGTGGCATCTGCGCATGACACGGGCCGCGGTGTTCGCGGCCGTCTCTGTGCTGCTCGCCGCCCTGGGGCACGTCCTGATGTCAGGCACCGCCGTGCCCTGGTGGGCGCTGACATCGGCGGCGGTCGTGACCGGCGGAGCGGCGTGGTGTCTGGCCGCCCGGGAGCGTGGTCTCCTTCTCGTCTCCTCCGTGGTGGTGGCCGTGCAGACGGCGCTGCACCTGTGGTTCTCCTGCGCGCAGGGGCTGGTGACGCCGCCCCCGTTGCCGGCGCCCACGGGCGGAACGGTTCACAGCGCGTTCTCCACGGACCACATGGCCTCGATGGTCCACATGAGCCATGTCATGCCTATGGCCCCCGGGGCCGACGTGGGGGAGTCGACGGGTGCCTTGGGCGCCTCGGACGCCATGGCGGGGATGGGTCACGCCATGGGCGGGACATCCTCCGCCGGCATGCTCGCCGCCCACCTGCTCGCCGCTCTGCTGTGCGGCCTGTGGCTCGCGTACGGCGAACGCGCCGCGTTCCGCATCCTGCGGGCCGTCGCCGGATGGCTGGCCGCTCCGCTCCGGCTGCCTCTGACTCTGCCGGCACCGCCGCACCGACCGCGCATCCGCGCCCGCCGCGGCCGCTCGGCCCGCACGCCGCACCGGCTGCTCCTCGCGCACGCGATCACTTCTCGGGGCCCGCCTGTGGGAACCGCTGTCGTCTGAGACAGCCGATTCCCCGGCATCGCCCCGCGCGTCCCGCGCCCGGGCGGTCCGGGCGGCGGGCGTACGTCGCCGTTGCGCGCGTACGTCCGCCACCCCACGCCATCACCGGATCCGCCGCCCGTCCCACGCGGTCCCTTCCTCATGCCCCGGGCCCGCGCGGATCTGCGCACGCCGGATCTCCGGACTTCCGAGAAGGACCTCAGGTGATCAGTCCTGCCCTGCCTGTCGCATCCGACACGACGCCGCACACCGAGAGAACCCGCGACGAGAAGACGTCGACCGAGGAGTCGATAACGGCCTGGGCGCTCGCCGCCCGCGCCGGTGATCCCAGAGCGGTCGAGAACTTCGTCCGCGCTCTGCAGCGAGACGTCCGTCATTACGTCACGTACCTCAGCCACAACCCTCAGGCCGCCGACGACCTGGCCCAGGACACCTTCGTGCGGGCCCTCGGCAGCCTGCACCGTTTCGAGGGCCGCTCCTCCGCCCGGACCTGGCTGCTGTCCATCGCACGCCGCGCGGTGATCGACAGCTACCGGCATGCCTCGGCCCGGCCTCGCCTGGCCGACACCGACGACTGGCAGGCCACCGCGGAGTGCGCCCAGGAGTGCGGCCTGCCGGGCTTCGACGAGGGCATCGTCCTCACCGACCTGCTGGAGGCACTGCCCGACGAACGCCGTGAGGCGTTCGTACTCACCCAGATCGCCGGTCTGCCCTACGCGGAAGCGGCCGAGCTCAGCGACTGTCCGATCGGTACGGTCCGTTCCCGCGTCGCACGCGCTCGCGCCTGGCTGATCCAGTCCCTGCACGACGCCGAACGAGGCGAACCGGTGAGTACCGCGGCCTGACGACGCCGGCAGCGGCCCTGACGAGGGGCTGTCCCGGAAGCTCCGGAGCGAGCCGCGCTCCGGAGCTTCCGCGCATCGCAACGAGAGGAGGCGGCGGCTGCCCAGCGCAGCGCGGCCCCAGCTGTGCTGTGCGAGGACGTCACCGGATACGTCCGCTGCGTACGCCGAGCGCCGCGGTGTCCGGTTCTCGCCAGTCCGCGGTAAATGCCTGGACTGAGAAAGTCTGCGGACGGGAGACTTCCGACTTCCGAACCTCCGGGAGTGTGATGGGGACAACAGATACGCGAGGGCCGACGCCGGGCAGGAGCGCGGTCGTTCTGGCACTACGCCGCTACGGCCGGGAACTGCTGCGACTACGGCTGCTGGCCCTGCCCGCGCTGCTGTTACCGGCCGTGGGCAACATCGGCATCCGCTACGTCGCCCCCCTGCTGATCGCCAAACTGGCAGGACAGGCCGCCGGGGACGGCGGCCTCACCCTCAGCCCGGCGCTGCCGTACGTGCTGGGCTTCGGCGTGACGCTGCTGCTCGCCGAGGCCGTATGGCGGATCGGGCAGCACTGCCTGAACCGCGTGGAAGCCCTCGGCATGGAACACCTTTACGTGAGCGGCATGGACGAACTCCTCGCCCAGGACGCGGCGTTCTTCCACGACAACTTCGCCGGCTCCCTGACCAAACGGGTACTCAGCTTCGGCAAGCGCTTCGAGGACTTCGTCGACACGGTGACGTACCGGATCGTGGGCAGCCTCGTCCCCCTGGTGTTCGGTGCCGTGGTGCTGTGGAGCTACGAACCCATGCTCGTCGTCGGCCTTCTTGTGATGATCGCGCTGACCGTGGTGGCCGCGACGCCTCTGGTCCGTCGCAGGCAGAGGCTCGTCAACGACCGTGAGGCGGCGATCGCCCGGGTCTCCGGTCACGTCGCCGACAGCCTCATGAACATGGAGACCATCCGGGCCTTCGCGGCCGAGCGGCGGGAGGCCGACGAACACCGCAGCCGTGTCGCGGACTCCCGGCGCCTGACGCTGAGGTCGTGGGACTTCGGCAATCTGCGCGTCGACACCCTGGTCGCCCCCATGTCCGTGCTGACCAACGTGCTGGGTCTGCTGGTGGCCATCGCCTTCGGTGGCTCGGGCCAGGGAGTCGAGGAGATCGTCGTCGCTTTCACCTACTACTCCAACGCCACGCAGATCATGTTCGAGTTCAACCAGATCTACCGGCGTCTGGAAAGCTCGATGACCGAGGCCGCACAGTTCACGGAGCTGCTGCTGGATCCGCCCACCGTGCTCGACCCGGCGACACCCGAACCGCTCGCACCGCGGGACACCGGCATCCGCTTCGAGGCGGTGACCTTCGCCCACACGGGTGCGAAGCCGATTTTCCAGGGACTCGACCTGGACGTGCCCGCAGGCGCACGGATCGGTCTGGTCGGCAGGTCCGGCGGCGGCAAGACCACGCTCACCCGGCTCCTGCTGCGGATGTCGGACCTTGACGACGGACGCATCCTGATCGGTGGTCAGGACATCAGCCGGCTGCGCCAGACCGACCTGCGCTCCCTGATTGCCTACGTCCCGCAGGAACCCGCCATGTTCCACCGCAGCCTGCGGGACAACATCGCCTTCGCCCGGCCCGGCGCCACCGACGAGGAGATCCACGCGGCGGCCGCGGCCGCGCACGTCACCGAGTTCGCCGACCAACTCCCCGACGGCTTCTCCACTCTGGTGGGGGAGCGGGGCGTCAAACTCTCGGGCGGCCAGCGCCAGCGTGTCGCCCTCGCCAGGGCCATCCTGCGCGACGCCCCGATCCTGCTGCTCGACGAGGCGACCAGCGCGCTGGACTCGGAGAGCGAGCTCCTCGTCCAGGACGCCCTGTGGCGGTTGATGGACGGACGTTCGGCCCTCGTGGTGGCCCACCGCCTGAGCACCGTCGCCGGCATGGACCGCCTCGTCGTCCTCGACCGCGGAAGCGTCGCCGAGCAGGGCACCCACGAGGAACTGCTCGCGGCGGACGGCGCCTACGCCAAGCTGTGGCAGCACCAGTCGGGCGGCTTCCTCGGCGAAAGCACCGAGTCGGCCCTCGGACGCCCGGTCCCGGAAGCCGGTCCCGGCGGTCTGCCCGGACCGGCCGACCCGGCACCGGACGGGGGCCGCGGGACGTCGTCGCACGCTCGTACGGGCACCGGGTCCACGTGACCGAGTCGGTTTCCGGACATCGTGATCCGAGAGAGGCGTGTCGGCGAGGGACGGCCGTTGTTCCAGCCACTTCCCGTCGCGCATGATGACTCTCCCGCGTAGTTCCGGCTCGCCGCGCCAAGCGCGCACAGTCCTCGGGACGACGCGTACATACAGAAAGGAACCCTCTTCCACGCGTGGATCCCATCCGAACTTGCCGGCGAACGCCTCCGCCGCGCCTGCGGGCACCTCCTGGTCCGGGAAGCACTCCGCCTCACCCTGGAGGAGCACCACGTCGAAGGTGTCCGGTAGCGACAGGCGCACGCGCGGCTCTTCGCGGACGTTTCGCGCCGTCACGGAAGTGGCGCCGGTGCACATCCACACTGCTCGCCCATCCCACAAGAACCACAGCGGCACCTGGTGCGGCCCGTGATCAGGGTGAGCCGTCGACACCCATACATCCCGCTCGGTGACGAGCCGCGCCAGAGCGTCGCGCACACGCTCGGCCGTCTGGCGACGAACGATTCCGGTGGTCTCCATGAGGACCGACCCTAGCCAGGCAGGCGCGGAGTGCGCCTGAGGCGCAGGACTTACTCCCAGCGACCGATGAGCTCCTCAGCGTTCGGCTCGGGGCGGCCACCTTCGGTGCTCAGGGTGACTGGCGGAGGTGCTCAGTCACACGTGTCTCCGGCCATGGCCGGCTCGTGATCGCGCCTGGTGGCTGCGTCGCCGGGCGGACCGGCTGAGCCGGTGGGCCGGGCGCACCGCGATGGGGCGCACGAGAACCCCTCGGCACTGGTCCGCGGCCTGCGCGCCGACCTCCTTGGGCACGTTGGCGGGCACCTGGCCGCCGATGCCGCCGTGATCACCCTGCACGCACCCACAGTCAGTTCCCCATCGGGCAGGCCCGGCGGTGACCGTGTCGGCGGAAGTCGGACGGCGGTCGCCGCAATGGCGGGTACACGGAAGTATGCCCTCCGTAGAGCGTCCTGCGAGTCGGCGTCGGCCGTGGTACGAGGCGCGTGGCCTGGTCGCTGTTCCCCTTGTGCTGATCGTCGTGATCACCACCGTCAACCTGGCCACTCCCGGCCACCCGCACGTCGGACCGCTCCTGATCGTCGCGCCGGTGCTCGCCGCGGTGACCCTGGGGCCGTGGCTGACCACACTGACCGGAGTGCTGGCCCTGGCGGACCAGGTGATCTTTGCCGTCCTTCTCAGAGACCTCCATTCGGCGCAGCGCATGGCGCAGATCTTCGCCGTGGTGGCGGCCTCCGCGTTCGCCGCGCTCCTGTCCGGGATGCGGGAGCGGAAGGTACGGGAGCTGACCCGGGTGCGCCAGGTCTCCGAGATCGCCCAGAACCTGGTCCTGCGCCCGCTGCCCCCACGGATGGGACCCCTGCGCGTGGCGGCGGTGTACCTGGCGGCGGAGCGCGAGATGAAGATCGGCGGCGACCTGTACGCGGCCGCCCGCACGGCCCACGGGACCCGGCTGCTCATCGGGGACGTCCGCGGCAAGGGCCTGACCGCCGTGAGCGACGCAGCGCTGCTGCTGAGCGCCTTCCGAGGGGCCGCGCACCGGCAGACGGGCCTGGCGGAATTCACGGCCTACCTGGACGCGAGCGTGTGCTGGAACCTGGCGGAGCCCGGTGAGAACGATCTGGCGCAGGAATGCTTCGTCACCGCGATACTCATCGACATCCCCGACCACGCACCCACGGTCCAGATCGTCCACTGCGGTCACCCCCCGCCGCTGCGGCTACGCCCGGGACAGGCCACCGCGCTGTGCGCCCACCAGGCCGGCCCCCCTCTCGGCCTGCAGCTGGACACGCCCGGTCACTGTGTCGACACGTTCGACTTCGGGCAGGGCGACCTGCTCCTGCTGTACACCGACGGCGTGGCCGAAGCCCGCAACCCCCGCGGCGACTTCTATCCCCTCGCCGAACGCGCCGCCACCTGGAGAGGGGAGCGCCCCGAGGAACTCCTGGAGCACTTGCGCTCCGACCTGCTCGCACACGCGGGAGGCCGGTTGGACGACGATGCCGCCATGATTGCCCTCGAACGCCCTGCAGGATCCGGCGGGCCCGAATCCCGTGGATCGCGGCAAGAAGGGATCAAAGATCTACTTGATCACAGAGCGGACTGGTCCGCCTCTCTCCATCGGCAGCTCCGCCGCGATCACCTACGACAGCCAGGGACTGGAGCCGCTTGTGCGAGGTATTCCGCCCGTCCGCTCCCGGCACGGCCGCCGACGGCGGCCGACCATACTCCACGGTGACAAGGGCTGCGATCCTTCGCCGGCATCGCCGCCGCCCTGATCTGCTCCCGCCGACCGGACGGGGCGGTCGACTCACACGGCGCCGAGAAAGCCCGGATCAACGCCATCGAACTGTCGGCATGAGTCCCGGGCGACGCCAAGCAGCTCTCCCATGGGCACGGCGCGACGGCTGGTCGCGGAGATGTCGCGGCGCGCCTCGGCAGACCACAACGGCGGGAAGACGGAGAGGCCCTGGCTGCTGTTCAACGCCCGGACCTCCTCCTTCCAGCCGGGCCAGCGCAGAGTGGCGTAGAACTCATCGAGTGCGCCGGACACCAGCCAGGCCAGCCACGCGGAGTGACCGGCACCCAGAGCCTCCCAGCGAAGGGAATCCGGTGCGAAGTAGACAACCTCGCCAGGGGCGCCGGGACGGTCGGCGCCGTCGGGAGCGGCGCCGTTGAGCGCGAAGACGCCGCCCAGTACGTCGTGTGCCACCACCAAACCTGTCTCCGGTCGCCACGCTGGGTCGAACCTTCCAGGGAACTGATTCATGCCGGCCAGGCCAGGCGCCCCGTGTGCAGCCCCACTCGCGGGGCTGCCGAAGACCCGCACCCACCCGTCGTCCACCAGCAGACCGCCACAGTGCAGCACCACCGCCCCCAGGTACGACCTGGCCGTGACCTGCAGCTGAAGAATCGATGCCCTGCCCAGATCGCCATCGGCTGGAAGCACCTCGACAGACACCGGACTCGCATCAAGTGTCTCCCTGAGTTCCGGCCAGGCCGGTTCCTCGACATCGATCAGCTGGCTCAACTCACGCATGCCCGCATCGTCGCACCTGCACCGGGAGCCCCGGCCCGGCAGGACGCTGGACGAACCGTCCGCCTGAACGAGGTAAACGGTGACCTGGGCGTTCTCGATCCTGCCGGCGGTTGCGCCAAGTCCCGCACCCGGCACCTGGGTTCGACCGGCGCGAACCGCCCCGCCATCCGGCCCATCAGGCTTCGACGCCCTCCTGCCAGTGGGCAAGGTCCACGCTGTCCCTTTCAGTCACCGTGGGCTCTTCTCTCTTCACACACCGATGGTCACAGATGGCCGCAGTCGACAGTCGTGGGTGCACCCCTGGGTAGGCTTTCGTGCCCATGAGCGCCATACAACTCTGGAGACGGGTACGCCGGGTGGACAAGCCGGTCGCTGTCATCGTCGGCGTGGGGAACCTGTTGCTCTGCGTCGTGCTCTTCTTCATGGCGATCGGCGGGGTACTGAGCTTCGGGGCCTCTACCCGGGAGGAGGAGACCGCCGCTTGGATTCTCGCGGGCCAGATCTTCGGGTGCTGGCTCGTGGGCGGGCTGATGTTGTTCTCTGTGCTGGTGATGGCGCGGGCCTTGTTCAGCCACCTGGCCACGATGCTGTTCACGCCCATCGCGCTGACCCTGATCTTGTTGCTCTTGTAGCGACGTGCAGCACGCGGTCCATCAGGCACGAAGGGCCTTCCCGGTCGACAAGGAGGACCTGCCGTCGCAGTTCCGCCTGCAACTGCTCCAGGTGAGGCTCCCAGCCTCC from Streptomyces sp. 6-11-2 encodes:
- a CDS encoding MFS transporter; its protein translation is MGEKGADPATGALTALLTCSMAFSMMQLFLIGALGPRLVVELDVSPTALGLTTTVGFSTAAVLSPVGGRVVDRVGPRRCLVALLGVAAVALVLIGSAPNAGFLLAAVALGGLPQALANPTTNKAILAVVTPARRGAVTGMKQSGVQLGAFAAGLPLAALAGLAGWRGAVWTAAGAAAVAAVWAARAMPADPPAKSSPAVWVPRGMIAWLMAFSLLLGCGIASVNTYLSLYGTERLGLGPTSAGALVAVLGVAGIAGRVGWSKVAGRPDRAAWLPGSLAVGAVAAALLLAGSSSVRPLAWVAAVAVGVFAVAANAVSMVLVMQRAAPGRAGQDSALVSAGFFAGFAVGPPLFGVLAEAGRYGGGWLLVAAEFAGAGAVALLWAVQEHRAGVRS
- a CDS encoding CoA transferase, with the translated sequence MTSPATPAVAHATARPLDGLRLETSGPPGPADGLVAEHLRLLGAEGAAHPGGRIRLGGPEFSGFTAHTRWGDRALDEATVQAATGVMAVHGRRGGTPRGLAVDYAATATGLLAVQALLAGLLSQARGGHAMSAEVSAERAGLLAVSQYLAAAGAEEGEAAEVAPGGPPFTSADGVVFELETLDPGAWAGFWRALDAPRDAVRRGWRPFQFRYATACAPFPRSLHDAARAAAWELIRDAARSSGAEVCPLRSIAERAAEYDGAPPWELTQHPASYSGAAAGRADAPLAGLTVLEAGRRIQAPLTAHLLGLLGAEVVRIEPPGGDPLRGMPPACSGISARWLALNRGKTAVEVDIKSPADRERLRAMAAEADVFLHNWAPGKAAELGLDHEHLAAVNPALVYAYTSGWAGRLPDAPMGTDFMVQARTGVGEAARPADEPPAPSLMTLLDVLGGLTGAEAVLAGLLLRQRTGAGVRVDSSLLGAADVLTAAARTRAARGLDPRRPAGFRRPLPTADGWIALPDHSAVPYEVRDLSTAQALERLREDGLSAVPVVTDLAGLLPSGSIGRDAHGAPAVPAPWRFA
- a CDS encoding sigma-70 family RNA polymerase sigma factor, giving the protein MISPALPVASDTTPHTERTRDEKTSTEESITAWALAARAGDPRAVENFVRALQRDVRHYVTYLSHNPQAADDLAQDTFVRALGSLHRFEGRSSARTWLLSIARRAVIDSYRHASARPRLADTDDWQATAECAQECGLPGFDEGIVLTDLLEALPDERREAFVLTQIAGLPYAEAAELSDCPIGTVRSRVARARAWLIQSLHDAERGEPVSTAA
- a CDS encoding sugar ABC transporter permease; translation: MRARTDEGTPPQEDRQAPPGLATAPSWAGPALARVLVRVAVTRTEVGDRFPLYADPGTGTWRTTARGSWTGGFWAGLLWLRARYTGDAADRAVARACTARLAGWAEADTAARGLIFWYGTALADDEPGLRDRAARACLSDFVPELGLVPWGSAFGGPRLTARVDGVPGMVPLLATANPEAALSHLRRHVELWLGARPPRWSWRHEPGAGWTACADPPPGWSRGRAWLLLSLAEAAPLAGGGEFPDHVGRLLTEHLVPPADFAHPGGPCDTSAAAITALALLGLGHRDRAVAVLKALVDSHLTADGRLLDGCYDLAAETAVRQELIWGDFFLAYALAVLTGLRGQDLRPDPFAAPAAPPR
- a CDS encoding acyl-CoA dehydrogenase family protein — protein: MLDVAWGDPQCPPELRELRDKVADFVRMRVVPCEPVLDGGGPDAAAALRRLRKEAKAEGLWALPLPAELGGHGLPLRSYAHVAEAEGASDHGPAALGSASLLDALMLWRHGSARVRDRYLAPLVAGDLRACYAMTEPDVPGTDPFLTTTRADDSEDGGWRLTGHKWFVSGAADADLVTVLARTDGRAPERNGLSLLLVPTVSRGFRVVRELPVLGAAGQAEIELDGVAVDDGHLIGERGKALAVAAERLQLGRILRSLRWLGQAARAFELMRERAVTRTRSRGPLGDLQLVQRHVFESLLALRTTRPLVHEAVSRLDAGGDAHVEVGLAKVAAARTLQLVADAAIQVHGAAGLGPDTALPALFRTARAARVLDGPDELHITSVARRVLRTDPA